From the genome of Labrus bergylta chromosome 12, fLabBer1.1, whole genome shotgun sequence, one region includes:
- the LOC109999398 gene encoding selenide, water dikinase 3 — translation MSGSTPPPPSVEAAGTEGCFPPEYKPFKPEEHGLERGFRLTGFSDLKGUGCKVPQEALLKLLQGLEADRADGTGKAGDQASEFGQQLPAPRLGVGMDCCVIPLRHGGLSLVQTTDFFYPLVEDPYMMGRIACANVLSDLYAMGITECDNMLMLLSVSQKMNEKDRERVMPLMIRGFRDAAEEGGTSVTGGQTVINPWIIVGGVASVVCQPNEFIMPDGAVPGDVLVLTKPLGTQVAVNAHQWLDQPERWNKIKLVITKEEVKEAYQEAMFSMATLNRTAAGLMHKFQAHAATDVTGFGLLGHANNLAAQQRNEVAFVIHNLPILAKMAAISKACGNLFNLVQGTSAETSGGLLVCLPREQAAKFCSEMKSQSGNAGGQGPAGGAWIIGIVEKGDRRARIIDKPRIIEVPPRGSQAANQDNNSPAPSPNLS, via the exons ATGTCAGGCTCTACACCCCCGCCTCCCTCTGTGGAGGCTGCGGGCACTGAGGGATGCTTTCCCCCCGAATACAAACCCTTCAAACCCGAGGAGCATGGCCTGGAGCGCGGGTTCCGGCTCACAGGCTTCTCGGACCTGAAGGGATGAGGCTGTAAGGTCCCGCAGGAGGCTCTGCTCAAACTCCTGCAGGGACTGGAAGCGGACCGGGCCGACGGGACAGGGAAGGCCGGAGACCAAGCATCGGAGTTCGGCCAACAGCTTCCCGCCCCCCGGCTCG GTGTTGGGATGGACTGCTGTGTGATCCCTCTGAGGCATGGAGGACTCTCTCTGGTGCAGACCACCGACTTCTTCTACCCCCTGGTGGAAGACCCCTACATGATG ggcaGGATAGCGTGTGCTAACGTCCTCAGCGACCTCTATGCGATGGGCATCACAGAGTGCGACAACATGCTGATGCTGCTGAGTGTCAGCCAGAAGATGAACGAGAAG GACCGTGAGCGTGTGATGCCGTTGATGATTCGTGGGTTTCGGGATGCGGCGGAGGAGGGCGGGACTTCAGTGACGGGCGGTCAGACGGTGATCAACCCGTGGATCATCGTGGGAGGAGTGGCGTCGGTCGTCTGTCAGCCCAACGAGTTCATCAT GCCGGACGGCGCCGTGCCGGGTGACGTGCTGGTCCTGACTAAACCTCTGGGGACGCAGGTCGCCGTGAACGCTCACCAGTGGCTCGATCAG CCTGAAAGGTGGAACAAGATCAAGCTGGTCATCACcaaagaggaagtgaaagagGCCTATCAGGAAGCCATGTTCTCCATGGCAACGCTAAACCGCACAG CGGCCGGCCTGATGCACAAGTTCCAGGCGCACGCCGCCACAGACGTGACGGGTTTCGGGTTGTTGGGACACGCCAACAACCTGGCAGCACAGCAACGTAACGAGGTGGCCTTCGTTATCCACAACCTGCCAATCTTAGCCAAGATGGCGGCCATCAGCAAGGCCTGCGGGAACCTGTTCAACCTGGTTCAGGGAACGTCAGCAGAGACTTCAG GCGGTCTGCTGGTGTGTTTACCCAGAGAGCAGGCGGCAAAGTTCTGCTCGGAGATGAAGAGTCAGAGCGGCAACGCCGGAGGTCAGGGGCCAGCGGGCGGAGCCTGGATCATCGGGATCGTAGAGAAAGGCGACCGACGCGCTCGCATCATCGACAAGCCTCGCATCATCGAGGTTCCTCCACGGGGAAGTCAGGCGGCCAATCAGGACAACAACAGCCCAGCTCCGAGCCCCAACCtgtcatag